In Chelonoidis abingdonii isolate Lonesome George chromosome 22, CheloAbing_2.0, whole genome shotgun sequence, one genomic interval encodes:
- the TPCN1 gene encoding two pore channel protein 1 isoform X2 — protein MNYQEAAIYLQEGENNDKFFTHPKNTKALAAYLFVHNHLFYLMELITALLLLLLSLCEAPAVPILRLGIYIHATLELFALVVVVFELSMKMRWMGFYTYIRHKRTMVKTCVLLVQFVEAIVVLVRQTSHVRITRALRCIFLVDCRYCGAVRRNLRQIFQSLPPFIDILLLLLFFMVIFAILGFYLFSSNHSDPYFNTLENSLVNLFVLLTTSNFPDVMMPSYSRNPWSCVFFIVYLSIELYFIMNLLLAVVFDTFSDIEKRKFKSLLLHKRTAIQHAYRLLVSKQRPTGISFKKFEGLMRFYKPRMCARERYLTFKALNQSNTTLVSLKDFYNFYEVVGLKWKAKRNREHWFDDLPRTAFLIFKGINILVKSRAFQYAMYTVVAVNGIWILIQTFMLQGGNFFPRDVPWSYIVFLTIYGVELLLKTTGLGPIEYLSSGWNLFDFSVTLFAFLGLLALAFNMEPFYFIVVLRPLQLLRLFKLKKRYRNVLDTMFELFPRMASLGLTLLIFYYSFAIVGMEFFSGVVYPNCCNTSTVADAYRWVNHTVGNKTLVEEGYYYLNNFDNILNSFVTLFELTVVNDWYIIMEGVTSQTSHWSRLYFMIFYIVTMVVMTIIVAFILEAFVFRMNYTRKNQGSEEDNGIVLEKEISKEEMAGVIELYRRNCAASEIAPLQKVIAQMDKYEQTSMLFLGRRSRTKSDLSMKMYEEEIQEWYEEHSRKEEYQWQEDVFLSGNRMLSSGLRQRSQTVI, from the exons ATGAACTACCAAGAGGCAGCAATCTACCTCCAG GAAGGAGAAAACAATGATAAATTCTTCACCCACCCCAAGAATACCAAAGCGCTGGCTGCTTACCTCTTTGTACACAATCACCTTTTCTACCTAATGGAGCTCATCACggcactgctgctcctgctgctgtcccTCTGCGAGGCCCCTGCTGTCCCCATTCTTCGCCTTGGCATCTAT ATCCATGCCACCCTGGAGCTCTTTGCATTAGTGGTTGTGGTCTTTGAACTTTCTATGAAGATGAGATGGATGGGCTTCTACACCTATATCAGACACAAAAGAACCATGGTTAAG ACCTGTGTGCTGTTAGTGCAGTTTGTAGAAGCAATAGTGGTTTTGGTGCGTCAGACCTCGCATGTCCGGATAACACGAGCTTTGCGGTGTATCTTCTTGGTGGACTGTCGCTACTGTGGAGCGGTCAGAAG AAACCTGCGACAGATATTCCAGTCTCTCCCTCCTTTCATtgacatcctcctcctcctccttttcttcatGGTGATTTTTGCCATCCTAG GTTTTTATCTGTTTTCTTCTAACCACTCAGATCCC taTTTCAATACCTTAGAGAACAGCCTTGTGAATCTCTTTGTTCTTCTGACCACTTCAAA TTTCCCTGATGTGATGATGCCATCTTACTCTCGGAACCCCTGGTCCTGTGTCTTCTTCATAGTGTACCTCTCCATTGAGCTCTACTTCATTATGAACTTG CTTCTTGCTGTGGTGTTTGACACTTTCAGTGATATTGAAAAGAGGAAGTTCAAGTCGCTGCTGCTGCACAAACGCACAGCCATACAACACGCCTACCGCCTGCTTGTCAGCAAGCAG AGACCGACTGGTATCTCCTTCAAGAAGTTTGAAGGGCTGATGCGGTTTTATAAGCCTCGGATGTGCGCCAGAGAACGTTATCTAACTTTCAAAGCACTGAATCAAAGCAATACAACTTTAGTCAG CCTAAAGGATTTCTACAATTTCTATGAAGTTGTTGGCTTAAAATGGAAG GCAAAACGAAACCGCGAGCACTGGTTTGATGACCTTCCACGGACAGCATTTCTTATATTTAAAG GCATTAACATTCTGGTGAAGTCCCGAGCATTCCAGTATGCCATGT ATACTGTGGTAGCTGTGAATGGGATCTGGATTCTAATTCAAACCTTCATGCTGCAAG GTGGGAACTTCTTCCCCAGAGATGTCCCGTGGAGTTACATCGTCTTCCTCACAA TCTATGGGGTAGAGCTGCTCCTGAAAACCACTGGCCTGGGACCCATTGAGTATCTATCTTCTGGATGGAATCT CTTTGATTTTTCAGTCACCCTGTTTGCATTTCTGGGTCTCCTGGCGCTGGCATTTAACATGGAGCCATTCTACTTCATCGTCGTCCTGCGACCCcttcagctgctcag GCTCTTTAAGTTGAAGAAGCGCTACAGGAATGTCCTGGACACAATGTTTGAGTTATTCCCCAGGATGGCCAG cctggGCTTAACCCTGCTTATCTTCTACTACTCCTTCGCCATTGTCGGCATGGAATTCTTCTCTGGGGTTGTCTACCCAAACTGCTGCAA CACAAGTACAGTTGCAGATGCCTATCGCTGGGTGAATCACACGGTTGGAAACAAGACCCTGGTTGAAGAAGGTTACTACTATTTGAACAACTTTGACAACATTTTGAACAGCTTTG TTACACTGTTTGAGTTGACAGTTGTCAATGACTGGTACATCATCATG GAAGGGGTGACCTCGCAAACCTCTCATTGGAGCCGCCTCTACTTCATGATCTTCTATATCGTGACCATG GTGGTGATGACGATCATTGTGGCCTTTATACTGGAGGCTTTTGTATTCCGCATGAACTACACCCGAAAGAACCAAGGTTCAGAAG AAGACAATGGCATTGTCCTGGAGAAGGAGATCTCCAAGGAGGAAATGGCAGGCGTAATTGAGCTCTACAGACGGAATTGTGCTGCCTCTGAAATTGCCCCGCTGCAGAAGGTCATTGCACAAATGGACAAGTATGAG CAAACATCGATGCTGTTTCTGGGACGGAGATCGAGGACCAAAAGCGACTTAAGTATGAAAATGTACGAGGAGGAGATACAG
- the TPCN1 gene encoding two pore channel protein 1 isoform X1 produces the protein MAVSMDDDVPLILTLDESGSNTSAPSEELDREDLPNENGGSYDIVNDVSSPATGDYHSQQRSTRHNWEMNYQEAAIYLQEGENNDKFFTHPKNTKALAAYLFVHNHLFYLMELITALLLLLLSLCEAPAVPILRLGIYIHATLELFALVVVVFELSMKMRWMGFYTYIRHKRTMVKTCVLLVQFVEAIVVLVRQTSHVRITRALRCIFLVDCRYCGAVRRNLRQIFQSLPPFIDILLLLLFFMVIFAILGFYLFSSNHSDPYFNTLENSLVNLFVLLTTSNFPDVMMPSYSRNPWSCVFFIVYLSIELYFIMNLLLAVVFDTFSDIEKRKFKSLLLHKRTAIQHAYRLLVSKQRPTGISFKKFEGLMRFYKPRMCARERYLTFKALNQSNTTLVSLKDFYNFYEVVGLKWKAKRNREHWFDDLPRTAFLIFKGINILVKSRAFQYAMYTVVAVNGIWILIQTFMLQGGNFFPRDVPWSYIVFLTIYGVELLLKTTGLGPIEYLSSGWNLFDFSVTLFAFLGLLALAFNMEPFYFIVVLRPLQLLRLFKLKKRYRNVLDTMFELFPRMASLGLTLLIFYYSFAIVGMEFFSGVVYPNCCNTSTVADAYRWVNHTVGNKTLVEEGYYYLNNFDNILNSFVTLFELTVVNDWYIIMEGVTSQTSHWSRLYFMIFYIVTMVVMTIIVAFILEAFVFRMNYTRKNQGSEEDNGIVLEKEISKEEMAGVIELYRRNCAASEIAPLQKVIAQMDKYEQTSMLFLGRRSRTKSDLSMKMYEEEIQEWYEEHSRKEEYQWQEDVFLSGNRMLSSGLRQRSQTVI, from the exons ATGGAGGCAGCTATGACATTGTTAATGATGTGTCTAGCCCAGCAACAGGGGACTACCATTCTCAGCAGAGATCTACTAGACACAACTGGGAAATGAACTACCAAGAGGCAGCAATCTACCTCCAG GAAGGAGAAAACAATGATAAATTCTTCACCCACCCCAAGAATACCAAAGCGCTGGCTGCTTACCTCTTTGTACACAATCACCTTTTCTACCTAATGGAGCTCATCACggcactgctgctcctgctgctgtcccTCTGCGAGGCCCCTGCTGTCCCCATTCTTCGCCTTGGCATCTAT ATCCATGCCACCCTGGAGCTCTTTGCATTAGTGGTTGTGGTCTTTGAACTTTCTATGAAGATGAGATGGATGGGCTTCTACACCTATATCAGACACAAAAGAACCATGGTTAAG ACCTGTGTGCTGTTAGTGCAGTTTGTAGAAGCAATAGTGGTTTTGGTGCGTCAGACCTCGCATGTCCGGATAACACGAGCTTTGCGGTGTATCTTCTTGGTGGACTGTCGCTACTGTGGAGCGGTCAGAAG AAACCTGCGACAGATATTCCAGTCTCTCCCTCCTTTCATtgacatcctcctcctcctccttttcttcatGGTGATTTTTGCCATCCTAG GTTTTTATCTGTTTTCTTCTAACCACTCAGATCCC taTTTCAATACCTTAGAGAACAGCCTTGTGAATCTCTTTGTTCTTCTGACCACTTCAAA TTTCCCTGATGTGATGATGCCATCTTACTCTCGGAACCCCTGGTCCTGTGTCTTCTTCATAGTGTACCTCTCCATTGAGCTCTACTTCATTATGAACTTG CTTCTTGCTGTGGTGTTTGACACTTTCAGTGATATTGAAAAGAGGAAGTTCAAGTCGCTGCTGCTGCACAAACGCACAGCCATACAACACGCCTACCGCCTGCTTGTCAGCAAGCAG AGACCGACTGGTATCTCCTTCAAGAAGTTTGAAGGGCTGATGCGGTTTTATAAGCCTCGGATGTGCGCCAGAGAACGTTATCTAACTTTCAAAGCACTGAATCAAAGCAATACAACTTTAGTCAG CCTAAAGGATTTCTACAATTTCTATGAAGTTGTTGGCTTAAAATGGAAG GCAAAACGAAACCGCGAGCACTGGTTTGATGACCTTCCACGGACAGCATTTCTTATATTTAAAG GCATTAACATTCTGGTGAAGTCCCGAGCATTCCAGTATGCCATGT ATACTGTGGTAGCTGTGAATGGGATCTGGATTCTAATTCAAACCTTCATGCTGCAAG GTGGGAACTTCTTCCCCAGAGATGTCCCGTGGAGTTACATCGTCTTCCTCACAA TCTATGGGGTAGAGCTGCTCCTGAAAACCACTGGCCTGGGACCCATTGAGTATCTATCTTCTGGATGGAATCT CTTTGATTTTTCAGTCACCCTGTTTGCATTTCTGGGTCTCCTGGCGCTGGCATTTAACATGGAGCCATTCTACTTCATCGTCGTCCTGCGACCCcttcagctgctcag GCTCTTTAAGTTGAAGAAGCGCTACAGGAATGTCCTGGACACAATGTTTGAGTTATTCCCCAGGATGGCCAG cctggGCTTAACCCTGCTTATCTTCTACTACTCCTTCGCCATTGTCGGCATGGAATTCTTCTCTGGGGTTGTCTACCCAAACTGCTGCAA CACAAGTACAGTTGCAGATGCCTATCGCTGGGTGAATCACACGGTTGGAAACAAGACCCTGGTTGAAGAAGGTTACTACTATTTGAACAACTTTGACAACATTTTGAACAGCTTTG TTACACTGTTTGAGTTGACAGTTGTCAATGACTGGTACATCATCATG GAAGGGGTGACCTCGCAAACCTCTCATTGGAGCCGCCTCTACTTCATGATCTTCTATATCGTGACCATG GTGGTGATGACGATCATTGTGGCCTTTATACTGGAGGCTTTTGTATTCCGCATGAACTACACCCGAAAGAACCAAGGTTCAGAAG AAGACAATGGCATTGTCCTGGAGAAGGAGATCTCCAAGGAGGAAATGGCAGGCGTAATTGAGCTCTACAGACGGAATTGTGCTGCCTCTGAAATTGCCCCGCTGCAGAAGGTCATTGCACAAATGGACAAGTATGAG CAAACATCGATGCTGTTTCTGGGACGGAGATCGAGGACCAAAAGCGACTTAAGTATGAAAATGTACGAGGAGGAGATACAG